In Neofelis nebulosa isolate mNeoNeb1 chromosome 7, mNeoNeb1.pri, whole genome shotgun sequence, the following proteins share a genomic window:
- the LOC131518195 gene encoding olfactory receptor 4K1: MAHTNESVVSEFVLLGLSNSWELQLFFFAIFSLVYVTSVLGNIMIIVIISSDSHLNSPMYFLLSNLSFIDICQSNFATPKMLADFFVEHKTISFEGCMAQIFLLHSFVGSEMMLLVAMAYDRFIAICRPLHYSTIMNRRLCIIFVFISWAVGILHSVSHLAFTVDLPFCGPNEVDSFFCDLPLVIELACMDTYEMEIMTLTNSGLISLGCFLALNISYTIILITVRRRSSSGSSKALSTLTAHITVVILFFGPCIYFYIWPFSRLSVDKFLSVFYTVCTPLLNPIIYSLRNEDVKSAMRKLRNRHVNSWKN, from the coding sequence ATGGCTCACACAAATGAATCAGTGGTATCTGAGTTTGTGCTTCTGGGACTGTCTAACTCTTGGGaacttcagcttttcttttttgccatCTTCTCTTTAGTGTATGTGACATCAGTGCTGGGCAACATCATGATTATTGTCATAATTTCCTCTGACTCACATTTGAACTCTCCTATGTACTTCCTACTCAGtaacctttcttttattgatatctGCCAATCTAATTTTGCCACCCCCAAGATGCTTGCGGACTTCTTTGTTGAGCATAAGACTATCTCCTTTGAGGGCTGCATGGCCCAGATATTCCTTCTTCACAGTTTTGTTGGGAGTGAGATGATGTTGCTTGTAGCTATGGCATATGACAGATTTATAGCCATCTGTAGGCCCCTACATTATAGCACAATTATGAATCGGAGACTATGTATAATTTTCGTATTTATTTCCTGGGCTGTGGGTATTCTTCATTCTGTGAGTCACTTGGCTTTTACAGTGGATTTGCCATTCTGTGGCCCCAATGAGGTAGATAGCTTCTTTTGTGACCTTCCCCTAGTGATAGAGCTGGCTTGTATGGATACTTATGAAATGGAAATTATGACCCTAACTAACAGTGGCCTGATATCATTGGGCTGTTTTCTGGCTTTAAATATTTCCTACACCATCATTTTGATCACTGTTCGTCGCCGGTCCTCCAGTGGGTCATCCAAGGCACTTTCTACATTAACTGCTCACATCACAGTGGTGATTCTTTTCTTTGGGCCTTGCATTTACTTCTATATATGGCCTTTCAGCAGACTTTCTGTGGATAAGTTCCTTTCTGTGTTCTACACTGTTTGTACGCCCCTGTTGAATCCCATCATCTACTCTTTAAGGAATGAAGATGTTAAATCAGCCATGCGAAAGCTGAGAAACCGTCATGTGAATTCCTGGAAAAACTAG